Part of the Nycticebus coucang isolate mNycCou1 chromosome 22, mNycCou1.pri, whole genome shotgun sequence genome, gagtctcactttgtcaccttgggtagagtgccctggcattatagctcatagcaaccttcaactcctgggctcaagtaatcctcttgtctcagcctcctaagtagccaggGCTATAGGTGCCCCCAagtgcctggccagtttttagagacagggtctggctcttgctcacactggtctcgagctcctgacctccagcaatctaCTTTGTCTAGGCCTCCgaaagattacaggtgtgaactaccatgcccagcttttttttaatttttttaatagaacttttcttttttaagcttaGATTTCCTGtgaagtttaatttaaaattaagtatttacatattttttctacCAGACCACTAACAAAGGCTTGTGTTTGTCTTTTATGTCAAAAGATTGTGGTTAAAAATGCTTGATGAGTAAAAAGAGGATTGATCTCCACATTGGGGCTCATGAGGGGTGTCTCTTTCCTCTCTGGACACTGGCTTGTGTACTGGCGCAGCCCTTAGGGATTATTTTGGGTCACTCATTTTCATCTTCCTGAAAAAGTAGCTGTCACTTAAAGTGCTGACATGACAAGGGGAGCTTTGAGTTGCATTATTTATCTGCTGTTCTGGCTGTAGTACCCTGTGTGAGATGGGTAGGAGAGCCCAGGATTCAGAGAAGGTCTACTCTAGAACAGTCTCTCGGCTTGTTTCCCTGCCTACAACCTTTCTGGACAGAATGGGgataaagcttttattttattttattaccacTGCAGGCAGAGGACTAAAGGCATCAATAAAGCCTCTGACAATAAGAAGGAaggttaaaaatgagaaaattaactGTAGATCTAATTATGAAAAAAGTAATCTGCTTTATGATGTTATTTTTAGGAAATGTTAATGTTATCTAACgtgtttttctccctctttgtaggTACTGGTTTGGGATTAGGAATCGTTTTCTCACTTACCTTCTTTAAAAGTAAGTGTGACTTTATTGCTTTTTCAACACAATGTCCtagtgtatacatacacatagcAAGGACACTTCCAGAAGACACATGTAGGTGGCTGCCAGCCTGTCCATTTGTGGGGTTAGGTAGGCCAGAGAATGTGGATTTTGAAAGAAGAGTTCAGAATGGGTTGGGCACCTTTAGCATTCCCCCTGGGCATTGAGTCAGGGTGTCTGTTTTCTTAACTATGATATCATTTCAAAAGTTTGTACTTGGTGCCAGTGAGCAATTTGGCTAAATCTACATGCTGAAATATTTCTAACTaattacagtctttttttttttagaagaactTGAAAATGAAAGTCCTGCTGGTAATAAAAACAAGTAGAACAGAAATACACATGCTTCTTGGCCAAAAATTCTCCTAAGCAAAAGGCAGGCAATATTCCTTTCATTCTGTGGAAGAACATCTGAAGTTTGGATATTGAATAGAAGTCAGAGGTGTCACTTTGACCTCTTTCCATGAAGAACTGAGACAAAATATCACTAAGACAATTGTAATTAATACagtgctggctcagcacctgtagctaagcagttaaggcactagccacatgcaccagggctggtgggttcgaacccagccccagcctgctaaacaaacaaacaaacaaacaaaaaaaatagctgggcgttgtggcaggttcctgtagtcccagctactcgggaggctgaggcaagagaatcacttaagcccaggagttggaggttgctgtgaactgtgtgaggccacggcactctaccgagggccataaagtgagactctgtctctacatctctacaaaaagaaattacTTATGCTGAACAGATGATTAGAACTCATATAGAAGTTAAAGGGTTCAACTGTGTCTACTTTTGATATGTTTATTGTACCCCTTATTTTTCTTGAACCCAGCAGCATAGgtacttaatattttctttctttcttttttttttttaattgttggggattcactgggggtacaataagccaggttacactgattgcaattgttaggcaaagtccctcttgcaatcatgtcttgccccaggtacttaatattttctaaattgataAGTTTACTAATTAATATCCCCACTCCCTTTGGCCATTGATGAAACTTTGACAAACATGTATGATTTATTATAGTTATCAGTATGATGCATATTGAATGTTTATTGAACCTAAGTAGATGTTATTTAAAGGGATTGGAGGGCTTCGTCATCTCTTAATGGTTCGCTagtgggatttttctttttctgatcactAGGAAAAATGTGGCCGTTAGCCTTTGGTTCTGGCATGGGATTGGGAATGGCCTACTCCAACTGTCAGCATGATTTCCAGGCTCCATATCTTCTACATGGAAAATATGTCAAAGTATGTacaaaatttatatttctctttcttttttgtttttgttttgtttttgagacagagtcgcactatgtcaccctaggtagagtgccacggcgttgCAGCTgatagtaatctcaaactcttaggcttaagcaattctcttgcctcagcctcccaagtagctaggactacaggtgcctgccacaatacctggctagtttttctttgagacagagtttcagtatgttgccctcggtagagttccaatgcgtcacagctcacagcaacctcaaactcttgggcttaagcgattctcttgcctcagcctcccaagtagctgggaccacaggcactcaccacaacccctggctattgtttagcaggcccagcccaggctcaggcctggcctgggctccaccccaccagccccggtgtatgtggctggcgccctacccactaagctacgggcaccaagcctatatttctcttccttttagaagaaaaagaggTTTCTCCTGAGCCCTGGAAGAAGGAGTGTATGTAATGAATAAACTGAGTGTGTCCTTGTGGCACCGCCGAGATCCTAATTGCTTTTCTGCTTTTAGCAATGTCAACACTACTTTGGTGCTAAAAGTCTCCCCTGTGCTTTCACATGCACATGTGCATTCAGATACATACACCTATGTTAGTTGGTTGGCATAAATGAACTTGGACTGAAAAGTTTATCATCAGTGGTAAAGTAGATTCGTATTAACTGTCCGTAAGTAGCACTTTGTATTTAAGATCTCAAGAGTcctggcttggtgtctgtagctcagtagttagggcatcagccacatacactggagctggcaggtttgaacccattgttgttgccaaacaacaatgacaattacaacaaaaaaaatagccaggcattgtggcaggcacctgttgtcccagctacttggaaggctgagataagtgaatcacctaagcccaagagtttgaggttgctgagagctgtgacgccatggcactctactaagggggaCAGagtgggacttttttttttttgagtcaaagaTCTCAGAGTCCCTTAAATATCTCCCACATATTTAAGCTAAATCCAGAGACTGGAAGGACTCAGCCATATTACTCTGCTTTTTAATTGAAGAAGGCAGTTTTCACTGAAAGTCCTGCATGATTCTGCTGAAGTCCTAGTCttcagatagattttttttttttttttgagacagtctcaagctgtcaacctgggtagagtgctgtagtgtcatagctcacagcaacctctaactcgagcttaagcaatcctcttgcctcagtttttctgtttttaatagagacagggtcttgctttcactcaggctgatcttgaactcatgagctcaagctatctacccatcttcgcctcccagagtgctaggattacaggtgttagccactgcacctggcctagataGATTTTTAATGCTATAAAAAAGCTGGAAAATTGTTATCCATGCctcagaaaggaagaaggcagCATGCTTTCTGAAGGTTTCATATGTACCCACCATTTC contains:
- the MICOS10 gene encoding MICOS complex subunit MIC10, which encodes MSESELGRKWDRCLADAVVKIGTGLGLGIVFSLTFFKRKMWPLAFGSGMGLGMAYSNCQHDFQAPYLLHGKYVKEQ